One window of the Helicobacter canis genome contains the following:
- a CDS encoding FAD-dependent oxidoreductase → MENNFDVVIIGAGVSGCALFWTLSEYTDIKSVAVVDKCPDIAMVSSNVRANSQTIHDGSIETNYTAQKAKKVKLAAQKVTNYALKHDLQNKVIFKTQKMAIGVGDAECEFMHKRHQEFLSVFPDLQWFDKQMIKEIEPSVILGSDGKSDRPENVVGSGYREAWCAMDFEGLSKDFATRAQEKNPNNKVFLNFWVKDIKRNDEGYYLISKSGEVITAKFVLVNAGSYSLVLAQSMGYGTDLGCLPIAGSFYFVPDLLKGKVYMVQNPKLPFAAVHGDPDISISGKTRIGPTAIAMPKLERSKHWYSGISFELGKVDFHREVFGVLFNLLKDAEIRSYVFKNIVFELPYFGKRLFLKDAQKLIPSLKLDDIEYAEGYGEVRPQVVDRTQKQLELGEKKIITNKGITFNMTPSPGATSCLQNAFVDTQEIVSYLQANFDKERFLRDLSPEELDS, encoded by the coding sequence ATGGAAAATAATTTTGATGTTGTGATTATTGGAGCTGGTGTGTCTGGGTGTGCGTTGTTTTGGACGCTAAGTGAATACACAGATATAAAGAGTGTCGCTGTGGTGGATAAATGCCCAGATATTGCTATGGTGAGTTCTAATGTGCGTGCCAATTCCCAAACGATCCACGATGGCTCAATTGAGACAAACTACACCGCCCAAAAGGCAAAGAAAGTCAAGCTTGCTGCGCAAAAGGTTACCAACTACGCGCTAAAGCACGATTTACAAAATAAAGTCATCTTTAAAACACAAAAAATGGCAATAGGTGTAGGCGATGCAGAATGTGAGTTTATGCACAAACGACATCAAGAGTTTTTGTCTGTGTTTCCTGATTTGCAGTGGTTTGATAAGCAGATGATTAAAGAGATCGAGCCAAGCGTTATCCTAGGAAGTGATGGCAAGAGTGATCGCCCTGAAAATGTCGTAGGATCTGGATATAGAGAAGCGTGGTGTGCTATGGACTTTGAAGGACTAAGTAAAGATTTCGCCACACGCGCACAAGAGAAGAATCCAAACAATAAGGTGTTTTTGAATTTTTGGGTTAAAGATATTAAGCGCAATGATGAAGGGTATTATCTTATCTCCAAAAGCGGCGAGGTGATCACTGCGAAGTTTGTGCTTGTCAATGCTGGGTCATACTCACTTGTTTTAGCGCAGTCTATGGGCTATGGCACTGATCTTGGGTGCTTACCTATTGCTGGGAGCTTTTACTTTGTGCCTGATTTGCTAAAGGGCAAAGTCTATATGGTCCAAAATCCAAAGCTACCATTTGCTGCAGTGCATGGGGACCCTGATATTAGCATATCGGGCAAGACACGGATTGGACCAACGGCTATTGCTATGCCTAAACTTGAGCGATCAAAGCATTGGTATAGCGGTATTAGCTTTGAGCTAGGGAAAGTTGATTTTCATAGAGAAGTATTTGGGGTGTTGTTTAATCTACTCAAAGATGCAGAGATCCGCTCTTATGTGTTTAAGAATATCGTGTTTGAGTTGCCGTATTTTGGCAAGAGATTGTTCCTAAAAGATGCGCAGAAGCTGATCCCATCGCTAAAGCTTGATGATATAGAATATGCTGAAGGTTATGGTGAGGTGCGTCCTCAAGTGGTGGATAGGACACAAAAACAGCTAGAGCTTGGAGAGAAAAAGATCATCACCAATAAAGGCATCACATTTAATATGACACCATCGCCCGGTGCGACAAGCTGCTTGCAAAATGCCTTTGTCGATACACAAGAAATCGTCAGTTACTTGCAGGCAAATTTTGATAAAGAACGCTTTTTGCGCGATTTATCTCCAGAAGAGCTAGACTCATAG
- a CDS encoding metal ABC transporter ATP-binding protein, with the protein MREILRCEDLHFAYDGMQHNALENVSFSVYENDFLAVIGPNGGGKSTLVKLLIGLLMPCSGEIIYPNPSIYHAKSLIGYVPQDTSINVDFPISVLDVVLMGFMEPRIFGFRATKAQKHKALEALEKLEIAHLARNAIAELSGGQRQRVLIARALCGEPRLLVLDEPTSSIDTKMQIQIYKSLKKINNFHTIILISHHISVLLGYANRALFVDKKVIEHTIPRMQSALDTQGDIWGHICEVDLFDKLCAKSKEK; encoded by the coding sequence ATGCGCGAGATTCTGCGCTGTGAGGATCTGCATTTTGCCTATGATGGTATGCAACACAATGCTTTAGAAAATGTGAGCTTTAGCGTGTATGAAAATGATTTTTTAGCAGTGATTGGTCCAAATGGAGGGGGCAAAAGCACGCTTGTCAAGCTGCTTATCGGGCTGCTTATGCCCTGCTCTGGGGAGATTATCTACCCAAATCCAAGCATATACCACGCAAAAAGTCTTATCGGCTATGTGCCACAAGACACAAGTATCAATGTAGATTTTCCCATTAGCGTGCTTGATGTGGTGCTAATGGGCTTTATGGAGCCTAGAATCTTTGGCTTCCGTGCGACAAAGGCGCAAAAGCACAAAGCCCTAGAAGCACTAGAGAAGCTAGAGATAGCGCATTTAGCGCGTAATGCTATCGCAGAGCTAAGCGGAGGGCAAAGGCAGAGAGTGCTGATCGCTAGGGCATTATGCGGAGAGCCAAGGCTACTTGTCTTAGATGAGCCTACTTCAAGTATCGATACAAAAATGCAAATACAAATTTACAAAAGTTTAAAAAAAATTAACAATTTTCATACTATAATCCTTATCAGTCATCACATATCGGTCTTGTTAGGTTACGCCAATCGTGCGCTATTTGTGGATAAAAAGGTCATTGAACACACGATTCCTAGAATGCAAAGTGCCCTAGATACACAAGGTGATATTTGGGGGCATATTTGCGAAGTCGATTTATTTGACAAACTTTGTGCCAAGTCTAAGGAGAAGTGA
- a CDS encoding metal ABC transporter solute-binding protein, Zn/Mn family produces the protein MMIIRYCVFALFMGLSGIGAEPSTEQKPLVLVSVPPQAYFVRAIAGDSVEVRSVVPADVSPETYEPKPSQARAFMQAAVFFGVGMSYEASLQARLASTNRALLYVDLAHIVLDHDRHDEHTHTKVDSSTHAHDPHIWLSLKLAKPKAQAMYERLCAINPAYKDSYAKNLAALFARIDRIQRDLGAILKEQKGRAFLVIHPAFGYLAQEFGLEEIALEEDGKEIKLKALNRLPKIVEQKRIRTLFIQPQFDKERAESIAKTLGLNVEILDSLNENWEESLYAFAHKIKEQ, from the coding sequence ATGATGATTATTAGATATTGCGTGTTTGCGCTGTTTATGGGGCTTAGTGGCATTGGAGCAGAGCCTAGCACAGAGCAAAAGCCGCTTGTGCTAGTGAGTGTGCCGCCGCAAGCGTATTTTGTGCGTGCGATTGCAGGCGATAGCGTGGAGGTAAGAAGTGTGGTGCCAGCTGATGTATCGCCTGAGACTTATGAGCCTAAGCCCAGCCAAGCGCGAGCATTTATGCAAGCAGCAGTATTTTTTGGCGTGGGTATGAGCTATGAGGCTAGTTTGCAAGCGCGTCTAGCAAGCACTAATCGCGCCTTGCTTTATGTCGATCTTGCGCATATAGTTTTAGATCACGATAGGCACGATGAGCACACACATACAAAAGTGGATTCTAGCACTCACGCCCACGATCCGCATATTTGGCTTTCACTAAAGCTCGCCAAGCCTAAGGCGCAAGCTATGTATGAGCGTCTTTGTGCCATTAACCCTGCTTATAAAGATAGCTATGCAAAGAATCTCGCCGCGTTATTCGCTAGAATCGATAGAATCCAGCGTGATCTAGGGGCAATTTTAAAAGAGCAAAAGGGTAGGGCATTTTTGGTGATACATCCGGCATTTGGGTATTTGGCACAAGAATTTGGGCTTGAAGAAATTGCCCTAGAAGAAGATGGCAAGGAGATTAAGCTAAAGGCATTAAACCGCTTGCCAAAAATTGTAGAGCAAAAGCGTATCCGCACACTCTTTATCCAGCCGCAGTTTGACAAAGAGCGCGCAGAATCCATCGCTAAAACACTTGGCTTAAATGTGGAGATTCTAGACTCCCTAAATGAGAATTGGGAAGAGAGCCTCTATGCCTTTGCGCACAAGATTAAGGAGCAGTAA
- a CDS encoding SH3 domain-containing C40 family peptidase, whose translation MARIHFLILCVLASLMLGCAKKQVTTIAKDVSAYPQDARFYVLPSNDSVSKHPSNAKAIKEAYLQAHFSPWSAKPNPDVKSVFWVQGSLRSKPGFGENRLPNTKEFTQSILESMDIARYPSVAQKAIITQATNVRVVPSEKMRFDTEDDFPFDQWQNSWIFAGTPVLITHYDTTKRWAHIESGFVAGWILVNSVGLIDEKQIARLKKSSYILPERDNIPLYHKGKFLANARVGQILPVVKSLKERDIVLVPMRDMQGKAQLVESSIAARDIASFPRDFSQARSADLINTMLGDKYGWGGYLASRDCSAFIRDIFANYGLYLPRNSLAQAQVKKSMQDLSHLSRKQKERYIIEHGVPFGSVLYLKGHIMLYIGEYEGRAMVAHSAWSVKTSTLFRRYKNMLGGVVITSLYAGKEHNGAFSKKLLIDRVTGITNFYDLLENPQ comes from the coding sequence ATGGCTAGAATCCACTTTTTGATCCTATGTGTGCTTGCTAGCCTTATGCTAGGCTGTGCCAAAAAGCAGGTAACCACCATAGCAAAAGATGTGAGTGCATATCCGCAAGATGCACGATTTTATGTTTTGCCTAGCAATGATAGCGTATCAAAGCACCCTAGCAATGCAAAAGCGATAAAAGAAGCCTATCTACAAGCGCATTTCTCCCCCTGGTCTGCCAAGCCAAACCCTGATGTCAAAAGCGTGTTTTGGGTGCAAGGCTCTTTACGCAGTAAGCCCGGATTTGGCGAGAATCGCCTGCCTAATACCAAGGAATTTACGCAAAGCATTTTAGAATCTATGGATATTGCGCGCTATCCTAGTGTTGCGCAAAAGGCGATTATCACGCAAGCTACCAATGTCCGTGTCGTGCCTAGTGAAAAAATGCGCTTTGATACAGAAGATGACTTCCCCTTTGATCAATGGCAGAATTCGTGGATTTTTGCTGGCACGCCTGTGCTGATTACACACTATGATACGACCAAGCGTTGGGCGCATATAGAGAGCGGCTTTGTGGCTGGGTGGATTCTAGTAAATAGTGTGGGGCTAATTGATGAGAAGCAAATCGCGCGGCTAAAAAAGTCTTCTTATATCCTGCCAGAGCGCGATAATATCCCCCTCTATCATAAGGGCAAGTTTCTTGCCAATGCGCGAGTAGGGCAGATCCTCCCCGTGGTAAAAAGCCTAAAAGAGCGCGATATAGTGCTAGTGCCAATGCGCGATATGCAGGGCAAGGCGCAATTAGTAGAATCTAGTATCGCCGCAAGAGATATAGCAAGCTTCCCTAGGGACTTTAGCCAAGCTCGCAGCGCAGATCTTATCAACACAATGCTAGGAGACAAATATGGCTGGGGCGGCTACCTAGCAAGCAGAGATTGCTCGGCGTTTATCCGCGATATTTTTGCTAATTATGGGCTATATCTTCCTAGAAATTCTCTTGCCCAAGCGCAGGTAAAAAAGAGTATGCAAGATCTCTCGCATTTATCTCGCAAGCAAAAGGAGCGTTACATCATAGAGCACGGCGTGCCTTTTGGCAGTGTGCTTTATCTAAAGGGGCATATTATGCTCTATATTGGCGAGTATGAAGGGCGGGCTATGGTAGCACACAGCGCGTGGAGTGTGAAGACCTCTACACTCTTTAGGAGGTATAAAAATATGCTAGGAGGCGTGGTGATCACAAGTCTTTATGCTGGCAAGGAGCATAATGGTGCATTTTCTAAAAAACTTTTGATTGATAGGGTTACAGGTATTACTAATTTTTATGACTTATTGGAGAATCCACAATGA
- a CDS encoding arsenate reductase family protein, producing the protein MEEIVVYGIKACGSVQKARKYLDSRGIAYEFIDVKTTPLESTFLAWLAEQVGTEVLLNTKGTTYKKLGLKAQDLSQEQKLHAMLEYPLLIKRPVIVYTHSGKKQVLVGFDESRLAEVFG; encoded by the coding sequence ATGGAAGAGATTGTAGTGTATGGGATCAAGGCTTGTGGCAGTGTGCAAAAGGCACGCAAATATTTGGATTCTAGGGGGATTGCGTATGAGTTTATTGATGTAAAGACCACGCCGCTAGAATCCACTTTTTTAGCGTGGCTTGCGGAGCAAGTAGGGACAGAAGTGCTGCTAAACACCAAAGGCACGACTTATAAAAAGCTTGGGCTAAAGGCGCAGGATTTATCGCAAGAGCAAAAGCTCCACGCAATGCTAGAGTATCCGCTGCTTATCAAACGCCCTGTGATTGTCTATACACATTCAGGCAAGAAGCAAGTGCTTGTGGGCTTTGATGAAAGTCGCTTGGCAGAGGTATTTGGCTAA
- a CDS encoding low molecular weight protein-tyrosine-phosphatase, producing MKLESTFAHLREQERVKIVFVCLGNICRSPLAEGIANALYKPHANAPKLEFSSAGTSGFHNGDPIDPRSIAIARENGIDIAHYTSKQVSLYAHSDVDLLVAMDRSNYATLIAMGFESDKIALLGDFGLDGAEVPDPYYGGADGFAKVFAMLQSGISNLLASLSYSRSGVWKRL from the coding sequence ATGAAGCTAGAATCCACTTTTGCGCATTTAAGAGAGCAAGAAAGGGTGAAGATCGTCTTTGTGTGCTTGGGGAATATCTGCCGCTCGCCGCTAGCAGAGGGCATTGCCAATGCCTTGTATAAGCCCCACGCTAACGCCCCAAAGCTAGAGTTTTCATCAGCTGGGACTTCTGGCTTTCATAATGGCGATCCCATCGACCCTCGCTCCATTGCTATTGCGCGAGAAAATGGCATTGATATAGCGCATTACACAAGCAAGCAAGTAAGCCTCTATGCCCATAGCGATGTGGATTTGCTAGTGGCTATGGATAGGAGCAATTATGCTACGCTTATAGCTATGGGATTTGAGAGTGATAAAATCGCCTTGCTGGGGGATTTTGGACTAGATGGCGCAGAAGTGCCAGACCCCTACTATGGTGGGGCAGATGGCTTTGCGAAAGTATTTGCAATGCTGCAAAGTGGTATAAGTAATTTGCTAGCTAGCTTGTCTTATTCAAGGAGTGGTGTATGGAAGAGATTGTAG
- a CDS encoding N-acetylmuramoyl-L-alanine amidase, translated as MWRVFVFVLGICIAKAQALHITNSIPFGASSLKVIFSSSVEDLALTPVAISSNAVYIDIKAVLDNGKKVYFFPRNAQVTIAQNTPQITRFVITNGNGLVYQIKLMQNNLYLSFVDKIPESPKPQPKPNPPKQESKQESPKAPPAPQKPVESTPPKPASSNPTPPKSTPPAPSPKPTTSPVVKPKKGYKVVIDPGHGGKDCGTLGVTKVCEKHIVLKVATHLNKELKKRGYITYMTRDKDVYLNLKERTDFANAKNADLFVSIHANSVPKTTKKSPKGVETYFLSTARSDRARDVAEQENKDDIDVMNYFSKQTFLNSLNSHRLLASNKLAIDIQYGILKKLRQNYQGITDGGVREGPFWVLAGALMPSVLIEIGYNSSPIEAPRLNNDAYQKDLAKGIADGIDGFVAKNF; from the coding sequence GTGTGGCGAGTTTTTGTCTTTGTGTTAGGCATTTGTATCGCCAAGGCTCAAGCACTCCATATCACAAACTCTATCCCATTTGGCGCAAGTAGCCTAAAGGTCATATTTTCTTCAAGCGTTGAGGATCTTGCTTTAACGCCTGTTGCAATCTCTAGCAATGCTGTGTATATTGATATAAAAGCCGTGCTAGATAATGGCAAAAAGGTGTATTTCTTCCCCCGTAATGCCCAAGTAACCATCGCACAAAACACCCCGCAAATCACGCGTTTTGTCATCACTAATGGCAATGGCTTAGTCTATCAAATCAAACTTATGCAAAACAATCTCTATCTATCCTTTGTTGATAAAATTCCAGAATCCCCCAAGCCCCAGCCTAAGCCAAATCCACCCAAGCAAGAATCTAAGCAAGAATCACCCAAAGCCCCCCCTGCACCCCAAAAGCCAGTAGAATCCACCCCGCCAAAGCCAGCTTCATCAAACCCCACCCCGCCAAAATCTACTCCGCCAGCACCTTCGCCAAAGCCCACAACAAGCCCCGTGGTAAAGCCTAAAAAAGGCTACAAAGTCGTGATTGATCCCGGGCACGGGGGTAAGGATTGCGGCACGCTTGGGGTTACAAAAGTATGCGAGAAGCATATCGTGCTAAAGGTTGCTACACATTTGAACAAGGAGCTAAAAAAGCGCGGCTATATCACCTATATGACACGCGATAAAGATGTTTATCTTAATCTCAAAGAGCGCACCGATTTTGCGAATGCCAAAAATGCGGATTTGTTTGTCTCAATCCACGCTAACTCTGTCCCCAAAACAACCAAAAAATCCCCCAAAGGCGTGGAGACCTACTTCCTATCAACGGCTAGAAGCGATCGCGCCCGCGATGTCGCCGAGCAAGAAAACAAAGATGATATTGATGTGATGAATTATTTTTCTAAGCAGACTTTCTTAAACTCGCTTAACTCTCATCGCCTGCTTGCCTCAAATAAGCTTGCTATCGACATACAATATGGGATTTTAAAAAAGCTGCGCCAGAATTATCAAGGCATCACAGATGGCGGTGTGAGAGAGGGTCCATTTTGGGTGTTGGCTGGGGCGTTAATGCCATCGGTGTTGATAGAAATAGGGTATAATTCTAGCCCGATTGAAGCCCCACGACTAAATAATGATGCCTATCAAAAAGATCTAGCCAAGGGGATTGCTGATGGGATAGATGGATTTGTCGCAAAAAATTTTTAA
- a CDS encoding nitronate monooxygenase, with product MRKPLQPLKIGKHTIKIPIFQGGMGVGISWDELAGNVAKEGALGIISAVGTGYYKKMHFVEKLVHNKPFETINFYSKTALNEIFANARKICGSNPLGANILHAINDYGRVVRDACEAGANIIVTGAGLPTNMPEFTKNFPDVALVPIVSSVKALKIICKRWEERYKRVPDAVVVEGPLSGGHQGFKYEDCFKPEFQLESIVPQIVQEAKNWGNIPVIAAGGVWDRDDIDKFLSLGASGVQMGTRFLGTKECDAKAYQEIMPHIQEADIELVKSPVGYPARALRIGVLKRLEEGNAPKVQCVSNCVAPCHRGVEAKKVGYCIADSLGKGHLGDKAEGLYFSGANGYRIQKIISVKELIEELTQG from the coding sequence ATGAGAAAACCTTTGCAACCATTAAAAATAGGCAAACACACGATAAAAATCCCCATTTTTCAAGGTGGTATGGGTGTGGGGATAAGCTGGGATGAGCTAGCTGGCAATGTCGCCAAAGAAGGTGCGCTTGGCATTATCTCTGCTGTTGGCACGGGATATTATAAGAAAATGCACTTTGTCGAAAAGCTTGTGCATAATAAGCCCTTTGAGACGATAAATTTCTACTCCAAAACCGCTTTGAATGAGATCTTTGCCAATGCGCGTAAGATTTGTGGTAGCAATCCACTTGGTGCAAATATCTTGCACGCGATCAATGACTATGGGCGCGTGGTGCGCGATGCGTGCGAGGCTGGGGCAAATATCATTGTAACAGGAGCTGGGCTGCCTACAAATATGCCAGAATTTACCAAAAATTTCCCCGATGTAGCTCTCGTGCCTATTGTCTCTTCTGTCAAGGCATTAAAGATTATTTGCAAGCGTTGGGAGGAGCGGTATAAGCGTGTCCCAGATGCAGTCGTGGTGGAGGGACCTCTAAGTGGAGGGCATCAGGGCTTTAAGTATGAAGACTGCTTTAAGCCGGAGTTTCAGCTAGAATCCATTGTCCCACAAATCGTCCAAGAAGCGAAAAATTGGGGCAATATCCCTGTCATAGCAGCAGGTGGCGTGTGGGATAGAGATGATATTGATAAGTTTCTCTCACTTGGGGCAAGCGGCGTGCAGATGGGGACACGCTTTTTAGGCACGAAGGAGTGCGATGCTAAGGCGTATCAAGAGATTATGCCCCATATCCAAGAAGCAGATATTGAGCTTGTGAAATCCCCTGTGGGCTATCCTGCTAGGGCGTTGCGCATAGGCGTGTTAAAGCGACTAGAAGAGGGCAATGCCCCAAAGGTGCAGTGTGTGAGTAATTGTGTCGCGCCTTGCCATAGAGGTGTAGAGGCAAAAAAAGTGGGCTATTGTATCGCCGATAGCTTGGGTAAGGGGCATTTGGGTGATAAGGCAGAAGGGCTGTATTTTAGCGGCGCGAATGGATATAGAATCCAAAAAATCATCAGTGTAAAAGAGCTTATAGAAGAACTCACGCAGGGGTAG
- the tyrS gene encoding tyrosine--tRNA ligase, with amino-acid sequence MLSPQEIKANTQQAMQEVARGASEFIGQEYIASLVERFYTTGERFIVKAGFDPTAPDLHLGHTVLLSKLATFQRYGGDVKFLIGDFTATIGDPSGKTQTRKQLSRQEVEQNATTYKEQVFKVLDPKYTEVCFNSAWISELGTAGLVQLTAQFSVARMLERDDFTKRYRENLPISIIEFIYPLLQGYDSVALNCDIELGGNDQKFNLLVGRSLQRAYGLAKEQSVLTVPLLEGLDGVQKMSKSLGNYIGVTENPNTMYAKIMSVSDVLMWKYYELLSSKSLDELQSLREGVELGSLHPKAVKQALAFEITARFYDESIAESAQIEFEKVFAQREMPSEIATKEFDSGVWICKVLQDGGLCSSTSQARRDIQAGALKIDQQKIVDENLKLTSGEYIIQIGKRRFLKAIIR; translated from the coding sequence ATGTTGTCGCCACAAGAGATTAAAGCTAATACCCAGCAAGCTATGCAAGAAGTCGCGCGTGGGGCTAGTGAGTTTATCGGGCAGGAGTATATCGCAAGTCTTGTGGAGCGGTTTTATACCACAGGAGAGCGGTTTATTGTAAAGGCTGGGTTTGATCCTACTGCGCCGGACTTGCATTTGGGACATACGGTGCTTTTATCAAAGCTTGCGACTTTTCAACGCTATGGCGGTGATGTGAAGTTTCTTATCGGGGATTTTACAGCGACTATTGGCGATCCAAGTGGCAAAACACAAACGCGCAAGCAACTCTCTCGCCAAGAAGTAGAGCAAAATGCTACAACCTACAAGGAGCAGGTGTTTAAGGTGCTAGATCCTAAATATACAGAAGTGTGCTTTAACTCTGCGTGGATTAGCGAGCTTGGGACTGCTGGGCTAGTGCAGCTTACAGCGCAGTTTTCTGTGGCAAGAATGCTTGAGCGCGATGATTTTACTAAGCGATATAGAGAGAATCTCCCTATTAGTATTATTGAGTTTATCTACCCGCTTTTGCAGGGCTATGATTCTGTCGCGCTTAATTGTGATATTGAGCTAGGGGGCAATGACCAGAAGTTTAATTTGCTCGTGGGGCGTAGCTTGCAACGAGCCTATGGACTTGCTAAAGAGCAGTCTGTTTTAACAGTGCCTTTGTTAGAAGGGCTAGATGGTGTGCAGAAAATGAGCAAGTCTCTGGGGAATTACATTGGTGTTACAGAAAATCCTAATACAATGTATGCTAAGATAATGAGCGTTTCTGATGTGCTTATGTGGAAATATTATGAGCTTTTGAGTAGTAAATCGCTAGATGAGTTGCAATCTTTGCGCGAGGGCGTAGAGCTAGGAAGCTTGCACCCAAAGGCTGTGAAGCAGGCATTGGCTTTTGAGATTACTGCTAGATTCTATGATGAGAGTATCGCAGAATCTGCACAGATAGAGTTTGAAAAGGTCTTTGCTCAAAGGGAGATGCCAAGTGAGATTGCGACAAAAGAGTTTGACTCTGGTGTGTGGATCTGCAAGGTGCTACAAGATGGTGGGCTTTGCTCTTCTACCTCTCAAGCTAGGCGAGATATACAAGCAGGCGCACTTAAGATTGATCAGCAAAAGATCGTTGATGAAAATCTCAAGCTTACAAGCGGAGAATACATCATTCAAATCGGTAAGCGTAGGTTTTTAAAAGCTATTATACGATAA